Part of the Cereibacter sphaeroides 2.4.1 genome, TCTCGCGCGGCTCCGGCCCGGGCAGGGCTACCATCTCATGCACCGCGCCGACCTGATCGACCTTCTGGCCCAAGGCGCGCGCGAGGCGGGCGTGCAGATCCGGCTGCTCCAGAAGATCGAGGCGGTGGATCTGGGCGGGCCGCGCCCGCGATTGGTTACGGCGCAGGGTGCGGAATATGCGCCGAACCTGCTCATCGGCGCGGACGGGCTGCATTCGCTGGTGCGGGCCGAGCTGAACGGGCCGGCGCAGCCCTTCTTCACCAATCAGGTGGCGTGGCGCACGGTGATCCCCGCCACACCGGGCGAGCCGGTGGTGGCCGAGGTGCATATGGGCGAGGGCCGCCATCTCGTGAGCTACCCCATGCGCGGCGGCACCGTGCGCAATATCGTGGCCGTCGAAGAGCGGAAACGCTGGGTGCAGGAGGGCTGGAACCTGCGCGACGATCCGGTGGATCTGCGCCTCGCCTTCGCAGGCTTCAACGGCCGGGTGCGCCATTGGCTCGAGCAGGTGCCCGACGTGTGGCTCTGGGGCCTCTTCCGCCATCCGGTCGCCCACACCTGGTATCGCGGCCATGCGGCCATCCTCGGCGACGCCGCCCATCCGACGCTGCCCTTCCTCGCGCAGGGTGCCAACATGGCGCTCGAGGATGCCTGGGTGCTGGCCGAATGTCTCGCGCGGCACTCCAACATCAAGGGCGGGCTCGCCGACTATCAGGCCCGGCGCGTGCCGCGCTGCTGCCGCGTGGTGCAGGCCGCCAACAACAACGCCTGGGCCTATCACCTGCGCAGCCCGATCCGCGAGATCGCCCATCTGGGCCTGCGCCTCGGCTCGCGCCTGCTGCCGGGGCCGACGCTGCGGCGCTTCGACTGGCTCTATGGCTACGACGTGACGGCGGCGAGCTAGGCGGCCGGCGGCGCGTCCAGCTTCTCGGGGCGCGCATGCATCACCATGATGGTCTGCTGCATGAGCGCGCAGAGCCGTTCCGCCCCGTCGCGCAGGGCCAGCACCTCGGCGCGGGTCACGATGAGCGTGCGGCCCGCCCGCACCACCTCGCCCCGCGCGATCAGCCGCTCGCCCTCGGCCGGGGCCATCAGATTCATCTTGTATTCCACCGTCAGCACCGAGGCCTCGGCCGGCACCAGCGTCATCGCGGCATAGCCCGCCGCCGAATCCGCGATCATGCCGACCACGCCGCCGTGGATGAATCCGTGCTGCTGCTCGATCCCGTCCCAGTGCGGCAGGTGGATCTCGGTCCGGCCGGGCTCCACCACCGGCAGCGTCGCCCGGATCAGCGCCATCGCCGCCTGCCGGCCGAAACTTGTGCGAACGCGGTCAAGAGCGGGGGAAGGGGGCCTGTCCATGCCGGAAGGCTAGAAGGCAGGCCGCCCCTGCGTCAACGCGGGCGCGACCGGACGTTGCGTCACGGCCGTTCGTTCGGGGTCAGGCCGCCAGCTCGACCCAGACCGGCACATGGTCCGAGGGTTTCTCGCCCGAGCGGACCTCGCGGTCGATGCGGACATCGGTCATCAGGTCCGCCGCCTGCGGCGAGAGCAGCAGATGGTCGATGCGGATGCCGTTGTTCTTCTCCCAGGCACCGGCCTGATAGTCCCAGAAGCTGTAATGGCCCGGCCCGAAGGTGCGGGCGCGGAAGGCCTCGGTATAGCCGAGGTTCACGATCCGGCGGAAGGCGGCCCGGCTCTCGGGCAGGAACAGCGCATCCGTCACCCAGACCTCGGGCC contains:
- a CDS encoding FAD-dependent monooxygenase; the encoded protein is MSLKDSEVTVLGAGVAGLAVARALALRGAEVTVLEQAEAIREVGAGLQISPNGAAVLRALGLGDALEAASMRAQAVELRNGVGGDLVLKLDLARLRPGQGYHLMHRADLIDLLAQGAREAGVQIRLLQKIEAVDLGGPRPRLVTAQGAEYAPNLLIGADGLHSLVRAELNGPAQPFFTNQVAWRTVIPATPGEPVVAEVHMGEGRHLVSYPMRGGTVRNIVAVEERKRWVQEGWNLRDDPVDLRLAFAGFNGRVRHWLEQVPDVWLWGLFRHPVAHTWYRGHAAILGDAAHPTLPFLAQGANMALEDAWVLAECLARHSNIKGGLADYQARRVPRCCRVVQAANNNAWAYHLRSPIREIAHLGLRLGSRLLPGPTLRRFDWLYGYDVTAAS
- a CDS encoding PaaI family thioesterase; amino-acid sequence: MALIRATLPVVEPGRTEIHLPHWDGIEQQHGFIHGGVVGMIADSAAGYAAMTLVPAEASVLTVEYKMNLMAPAEGERLIARGEVVRAGRTLIVTRAEVLALRDGAERLCALMQQTIMVMHARPEKLDAPPAA